In the genome of Deinococcus psychrotolerans, one region contains:
- a CDS encoding FAD-dependent monooxygenase, with translation MNTTQVLIAGAGPTGLMLGLWLTKLGIDVKIVDPKPGPAEETRAIVVQARTLEFYDQLGLGQEALSRGRHIDRVNLWTRGDLRASVRFDGVGRELTPHPYLYILTQDQNEALLVEALKALGVQVDWETALSGFEQAESGVTASLTHAEHTQTVRAAYLAGCDGASSAVRHQLGIPLSGGTYSQRFFVADVVASGELHENDFNMSLDGDQFLAFFPLPGRHHHRIVGQLPPDAGEHPSVEAVRPQIDRQQIAKVEDVQWFSTYNVHHRVADQFQAGRVLLLGDAAHVHSPVGGQGMNTGLGDAANAAWKLAQAVTGDPAALASYGPERRPFAATLVKTTDRAFSGVINPSPLARLIRNEWAPVALKLLGRSPILRRLLFLTLSQLRIRYPTSPLSVGRAGRVSGGERLPWVNSESGGNFEALQSLSWQVHVYGAPSPEILTWCGQWQVPLHVFGFGRGAQQAGFSENAFYLVRPDGYVGMAAPEFEWTAAEKYAERWLPAAAETQKVGQQVTALV, from the coding sequence GTGAACACCACACAAGTGCTGATCGCGGGCGCTGGCCCGACTGGGCTGATGCTGGGGCTGTGGCTGACCAAGTTGGGCATTGATGTCAAGATCGTTGACCCCAAGCCCGGCCCGGCGGAGGAAACCCGCGCCATCGTGGTGCAGGCCCGCACGCTGGAATTTTATGATCAACTGGGCCTCGGTCAAGAAGCGCTGAGTCGGGGCCGACATATTGACCGGGTCAACTTGTGGACGCGGGGCGATCTGCGGGCCTCCGTGCGCTTTGACGGCGTAGGCCGGGAGCTGACGCCGCATCCGTACTTGTACATTCTGACCCAAGATCAGAACGAAGCCCTGTTGGTGGAAGCACTAAAAGCGCTGGGTGTACAAGTGGACTGGGAAACGGCGCTGAGCGGCTTTGAGCAGGCTGAGAGCGGTGTGACGGCCAGCCTGACACACGCGGAGCACACCCAGACGGTGCGGGCGGCTTACCTCGCGGGTTGCGATGGAGCGAGCAGCGCGGTGAGGCACCAATTGGGCATACCACTTTCGGGCGGCACCTATTCGCAGCGCTTTTTTGTGGCGGACGTGGTTGCCAGCGGCGAGCTGCACGAAAACGATTTCAATATGTCGCTGGACGGCGATCAGTTTCTGGCTTTCTTCCCGCTGCCGGGCCGCCACCACCACCGCATCGTGGGGCAACTTCCGCCGGACGCTGGCGAGCATCCGAGTGTTGAAGCGGTGCGACCGCAAATTGACCGGCAGCAGATTGCCAAGGTAGAAGACGTGCAGTGGTTTTCGACCTACAACGTGCATCACCGCGTGGCGGATCAGTTTCAAGCGGGGCGGGTCTTGCTGCTGGGCGACGCGGCACACGTCCATAGTCCGGTGGGCGGACAGGGCATGAACACCGGACTGGGAGACGCGGCCAACGCGGCTTGGAAGCTGGCGCAGGCGGTAACAGGTGACCCGGCAGCCCTCGCCAGCTACGGCCCCGAGCGGCGGCCCTTCGCCGCGACGCTGGTCAAAACCACCGACCGCGCCTTCAGCGGCGTCATCAACCCCTCGCCGCTGGCCCGCTTGATCCGTAACGAGTGGGCTCCGGTGGCCCTGAAACTGCTGGGCCGCTCTCCGATACTGCGCCGCCTGCTGTTTTTGACGCTTTCACAGCTCCGCATTCGCTACCCCACCAGCCCGCTGAGCGTGGGCCGAGCAGGCAGGGTCAGCGGCGGCGAGCGTCTGCCCTGGGTGAACAGCGAAAGCGGCGGGAATTTTGAGGCCCTCCAATCGCTGAGCTGGCAAGTTCACGTCTACGGCGCACCATCGCCGGAGATTTTGACGTGGTGCGGACAATGGCAAGTGCCGCTGCATGTCTTTGGGTTTGGGCGCGGAGCGCAGCAAGCCGGCTTCTCAGAAAACGCTTTTTATCTGGTGCGACCAGACGGATATGTGGGAATGGCCGCACCAGAATTCGAGTGGACGGCGGCGGAAAAGTACGCGGAGCGCTGGCTGCCAGCGGCGGCCGAAACTCAGAAGGTTGGACAGCAGGTAACAGCGCTGGTCTAA
- a CDS encoding TetR/AcrR family transcriptional regulator: MNKSVILESPRATAKRQQIMAAARQLFLSQGYGRTSTESIRQVAGVSKQTLYVYFPAKVELLSAVVMAELWAFDAPQAPAAPVSLSELRARLLGLTHTFTAQVMQPDALALLRLLIGEAVHLPELRGTLRRAFPARLLAGVEALLSAAHQARLIDAPNLNLSARMLIGPVISFVALDGLLSDQPISQGPPTPPSRETLAELVDLFLLTVKK, from the coding sequence ATGAACAAATCCGTTATTCTCGAATCTCCCCGCGCTACCGCCAAACGTCAGCAGATCATGGCGGCGGCCCGGCAGCTCTTTTTGTCGCAGGGCTACGGACGCACCTCCACTGAGTCCATCCGGCAAGTGGCGGGCGTCAGCAAGCAAACGCTGTACGTGTATTTTCCGGCCAAAGTGGAGCTGCTCAGCGCGGTGGTCATGGCGGAACTCTGGGCTTTTGACGCTCCGCAAGCGCCCGCTGCGCCAGTGAGTCTCAGCGAACTCCGCGCCCGGTTGCTCGGCCTCACCCACACCTTCACGGCTCAGGTGATGCAGCCGGACGCCCTCGCACTGCTGCGCCTCTTGATCGGCGAGGCGGTGCACCTGCCCGAACTGCGCGGCACGTTGCGCCGGGCTTTTCCAGCTCGGCTGCTGGCCGGCGTGGAAGCCCTCCTGAGCGCCGCCCACCAAGCCCGGCTCATTGACGCGCCCAACCTCAACCTCAGCGCCCGCATGTTGATCGGGCCAGTGATCAGTTTCGTGGCGTTAGACGGTCTGCTCAGTGACCAGCCGATCAGCCAGGGGCCTCCCACGCCGCCGAGCCGGGAGACGCTGGCCGAGCTGGTGGATTTGTTTTTGCTGACCGTAAAAAAGTGA
- a CDS encoding universal stress protein: MLNNDADQAAPQSYHRILVATGGAAHSQKAVERAIGLAQQFGAVLDVVVVVPTQRGVMASMAAGIPGSGEMEEQIAQSLHDVREAHLKAVVARAEQAGLNVYPHLRSAARAADVILDIAAETGADLIVLGRRHTTALSANLAGSVGLSVSRAALVDVLITH, encoded by the coding sequence ATGCTAAACAATGACGCAGATCAGGCCGCGCCCCAGAGCTATCACCGGATTCTGGTGGCGACGGGCGGCGCGGCCCACTCTCAAAAAGCAGTGGAACGGGCGATTGGTTTGGCCCAGCAGTTTGGAGCGGTGCTGGACGTGGTCGTGGTGGTGCCCACTCAGCGCGGCGTGATGGCCAGTATGGCCGCCGGCATTCCCGGCAGCGGCGAAATGGAAGAGCAGATTGCCCAGAGCCTCCACGACGTTCGTGAGGCCCATTTGAAGGCGGTGGTGGCCCGCGCCGAACAAGCCGGTTTGAATGTTTACCCTCACCTTCGCAGCGCCGCCAGAGCCGCCGACGTGATTTTGGATATCGCCGCCGAAACTGGGGCTGACCTCATTGTGCTGGGAAGGCGACACACCACCGCCCTGAGTGCCAACTTGGCGGGCAGCGTGGGCCTGAGTGTGAGCCGCGCCGCGCTGGTGGATGTGCTGATCACCCATTAG
- a CDS encoding IclR family transcriptional regulator: MQTLTKAGTVLRAFSAAQPQWGVRALAAELGWPRATVQAYLSGLHDAGFVRRVSGGQYRLSWQLAEFGAQLSAALPWFGPARSALASLAAATQSLGFICVLEGPQVICINRALGDASADHRQVQTDVTLPANATAAGKVLYAFAPLPAPDFERFTASTITTPDEWAGELQKVRSDGSALAIEEWVAGHCAASVPLWWEGEVVAAFGIQLPTARFLARERALLAKVQVAAREFGGPS, translated from the coding sequence ATGCAGACCCTGACCAAAGCCGGAACCGTTTTGCGGGCCTTCAGCGCCGCGCAGCCGCAGTGGGGCGTGCGGGCACTGGCCGCCGAGTTGGGCTGGCCCCGCGCCACCGTTCAAGCTTACCTGTCGGGCCTGCACGACGCCGGATTCGTGCGGCGCGTCTCCGGCGGCCAGTACCGCCTGAGCTGGCAACTCGCTGAGTTCGGCGCTCAGCTCAGCGCGGCCCTGCCCTGGTTCGGGCCAGCCAGAAGCGCCCTCGCCAGCTTGGCCGCCGCCACCCAGTCGCTCGGCTTCATCTGCGTGCTGGAAGGACCGCAAGTCATCTGCATCAACCGCGCTTTGGGCGACGCCAGCGCCGATCACCGCCAGGTTCAGACCGACGTGACCTTGCCGGCCAACGCCACCGCCGCCGGGAAGGTGCTCTACGCTTTTGCTCCGTTGCCCGCACCAGATTTTGAGCGCTTCACCGCCAGCACCATTACCACCCCCGACGAATGGGCAGGCGAACTCCAAAAGGTGAGATCGGACGGTTCCGCGCTGGCCATCGAGGAGTGGGTGGCAGGTCACTGCGCCGCCAGCGTGCCGCTTTGGTGGGAGGGCGAAGTGGTGGCCGCCTTCGGGATTCAGCTTCCGACGGCGCGTTTTCTGGCGCGTGAGCGGGCGCTGCTGGCAAAGGTTCAAGTGGCGGCGCGTGAGTTTGGTGGGCCGAGTTAG
- the hutU gene encoding urocanate hydratase: protein MTTPTQIRAPRGPNRTAKGWIQEAAKRMLMNNLDPEVAEHPEDLIVYGGRGKAARDWPSFHKIVEVLDRLENDQTLLVQSGKPVAVLTTHALAPRVLIANSNLVPHWANWETFDKLDQAGLMMYGQMTAGSWIYIGTQGILQGTYETFASAANKHFGGTLKHTITVTAGLGGMGGAQPLAVKLAGGVSINIEVDPTRIQKRLDTRYLDTVAPDLDAALKLAKDAKREGQALSIGLLGNAAEIVPELVRRGFTPDLVTDQTSAHDPMWGYLPPAQADEDLGELRRSQPETYLERARAGMAEHVRAMLELQKRGAVAFDYGNNLREQARIAGVANAFDYPGFVPAFIRDSFCEGRGPFRWVALSGDPADIYATDQALLELFTDDQRLQSWLTYAAKEIAFQGLPARICWLGYRERDRAAKLFNEMVADGRLSAPIVIGRDHLDAGSVASPYRETEAMLDGSDAVSDWPLLNFAVGVASGAGWMSFHHGGGVGMGYSQHSGLVAVADGSEEAAWRLSRCLTNDPAMGVIRHADAGYTLAQDVARERGLDLPSLGIEERA, encoded by the coding sequence ATGACCACTCCAACCCAGATTCGCGCTCCGCGTGGGCCAAACCGCACCGCCAAAGGCTGGATTCAGGAAGCCGCCAAGCGCATGCTGATGAACAACCTCGATCCTGAAGTGGCCGAGCACCCTGAAGACCTGATCGTTTACGGCGGGCGCGGCAAGGCGGCCCGCGACTGGCCGAGCTTTCACAAAATCGTGGAAGTGCTTGACCGCCTGGAGAACGACCAGACCTTGCTGGTGCAGTCGGGCAAGCCGGTGGCGGTGCTGACCACCCACGCCCTCGCGCCGCGCGTGCTGATCGCCAACAGCAACCTGGTGCCGCACTGGGCCAACTGGGAAACCTTCGACAAGCTCGACCAAGCTGGGCTGATGATGTACGGCCAGATGACCGCCGGAAGCTGGATCTATATCGGCACCCAGGGCATCTTGCAGGGCACCTACGAAACCTTTGCGAGTGCGGCCAACAAACACTTCGGCGGCACGCTCAAGCACACCATCACCGTGACGGCGGGTCTCGGGGGCATGGGCGGAGCGCAGCCGTTGGCGGTCAAGCTGGCGGGCGGAGTCAGCATCAATATTGAGGTGGATCCGACCCGCATTCAAAAGAGATTGGACACCCGCTACTTAGACACGGTGGCCCCCGATCTGGACGCGGCTCTCAAGTTGGCCAAGGACGCCAAGCGGGAAGGCCAAGCGCTCAGCATCGGCTTACTCGGGAACGCCGCCGAAATCGTGCCGGAACTGGTGCGCCGGGGGTTCACGCCCGATCTGGTGACCGACCAGACCAGCGCCCACGACCCGATGTGGGGGTATCTGCCGCCCGCACAGGCTGACGAAGATCTGGGCGAGTTGCGCCGCAGTCAGCCCGAAACCTATCTGGAACGCGCCAGAGCGGGCATGGCCGAGCACGTGCGGGCCATGCTGGAGCTCCAGAAGCGCGGAGCGGTGGCTTTCGATTACGGCAACAATCTGCGCGAACAGGCCCGCATCGCTGGCGTCGCCAATGCGTTTGACTACCCCGGTTTCGTGCCTGCCTTTATCCGCGACAGCTTCTGCGAGGGGCGCGGGCCGTTCCGCTGGGTGGCGCTCAGCGGCGATCCCGCCGACATTTACGCCACCGATCAGGCTTTGCTGGAGCTGTTCACCGACGACCAGCGCCTGCAATCTTGGCTCACCTACGCCGCCAAAGAGATTGCCTTTCAGGGTCTGCCCGCCCGCATCTGCTGGCTGGGGTACCGTGAGCGTGACAGGGCCGCCAAACTCTTCAACGAAATGGTCGCTGATGGGCGACTCTCGGCCCCCATCGTGATTGGCCGCGATCACCTCGACGCCGGAAGTGTCGCCAGTCCTTACCGCGAAACCGAGGCGATGCTCGACGGCTCCGACGCGGTATCCGACTGGCCGCTGCTCAACTTCGCGGTGGGCGTGGCCTCCGGCGCGGGCTGGATGAGCTTTCACCACGGTGGCGGCGTGGGCATGGGCTACAGCCAGCATTCGGGTCTGGTGGCGGTGGCCGACGGCAGTGAGGAAGCCGCCTGGAGGCTGTCGCGCTGCCTGACCAACGATCCGGCGATGGGCGTCATTCGCCACGCCGACGCCGGCTACACGCTGGCGCAGGATGTGGCTCGGGAACGCGGGCTGGATTTGCCGAGCCTGGGGATCGAGGAACGGGCATGA
- a CDS encoding arginase family protein, with product MTPSHLPFAGIATFARAPHHAPDADWQADVAVLGVPYDIALGFRPGARFAPRAIREASLRYVPPFTGLDGRTRLEAVSFVDAGDVVLPSLEPELMRQRTTEAARAVRSRCRLPVFLGGDHSVTFPLLCAYDDVPDLHIVQLDAHLDFTDVRNDTKFSNSSPFRRACDALPNLKHITTLGLRGLRFDPEAVAAARQRGHTLVTMTELETNLSAVLDALPTGKSVYLSVDVDGLDPAVLPGTSSPEPDGLSYALATRLICAVTARNTLVGLDVVELAPNLDPSGRSELIAARLIMETLCGALDD from the coding sequence ATGACTCCTAGCCACCTCCCCTTCGCTGGAATTGCCACCTTCGCCCGTGCTCCGCACCACGCCCCCGACGCCGACTGGCAAGCCGACGTGGCCGTGCTGGGCGTGCCCTACGACATCGCCCTCGGCTTCCGCCCCGGCGCTCGATTTGCGCCGCGTGCCATTCGGGAAGCGTCCCTGCGGTATGTCCCGCCCTTCACGGGGCTGGATGGCCGAACCCGCCTAGAGGCCGTGAGCTTCGTAGACGCTGGAGACGTGGTGCTGCCCAGCTTAGAACCCGAACTGATGCGTCAGCGCACCACCGAAGCCGCCCGAGCCGTGCGGAGTCGCTGCCGCCTGCCAGTCTTTCTGGGCGGCGATCACAGCGTCACCTTCCCGCTGCTGTGCGCCTACGACGATGTTCCCGATCTGCACATCGTTCAACTGGACGCCCATTTAGACTTCACCGACGTTCGCAACGACACCAAATTCAGCAATTCCAGTCCGTTTCGGCGGGCTTGCGACGCCCTACCCAACCTTAAGCACATCACCACGCTGGGGCTACGCGGCTTGAGATTCGATCCTGAAGCGGTGGCGGCGGCCCGTCAGCGCGGCCACACTCTGGTCACCATGACCGAGCTGGAAACCAACCTCAGTGCCGTGCTGGACGCCCTGCCCACTGGGAAATCCGTCTATTTGAGCGTGGATGTAGACGGCCTCGATCCCGCCGTACTGCCCGGCACCAGCAGCCCCGAACCGGATGGCCTGAGTTACGCGCTCGCCACGCGTCTCATCTGCGCCGTGACCGCCCGCAACACACTGGTTGGTCTAGACGTGGTGGAGCTGGCCCCCAACCTCGATCCCAGCGGACGCAGCGAGCTGATCGCGGCCCGGCTGATCATGGAAACGCTGTGCGGGGCGCTGGATGACTGA
- the hutI gene encoding imidazolonepropionase, with the protein MTEVLFTNIAQLVTPEAGPQRGAAMRELTILPDAALLVRDGLIAWVGRAKDAPKAQQTHDLGGVAVVPALIDPHTHAVWAGDRLSDFEARVEGVPYETILARGGGIRSTMRATRQASLDELVALALPRLQALTASGAATIEIKSGYGLDFETEVRMLEAVRLLRAKVPADLRPTLLLHVPPEENRAEYVQEVCHSLIPCVAREQLAEAVDVFCETEAFSVPETRAMLEAARLCGLKFKLHADQFHALGGTELACELGALSVDHLEASGEAQIAALAASPTVATVLPGVTLHLGLPAAPARALVDAGACVALGTDLNPGSAPVFSAQLALALGVRLDRLTPAEALTAATVNAAAALGLTDRGALSVGQRADFLALHSADWRDLPYTLGANPIQSSWIKGRLL; encoded by the coding sequence ATGACTGAAGTTCTGTTCACAAACATCGCCCAGCTCGTCACGCCCGAAGCTGGCCCCCAGCGCGGCGCGGCCATGCGCGAGCTGACCATCCTCCCCGACGCCGCCCTGCTTGTCCGCGACGGCTTGATCGCCTGGGTGGGCCGTGCAAAAGACGCCCCCAAGGCTCAGCAGACGCACGACCTCGGCGGCGTGGCCGTTGTCCCAGCACTGATTGACCCTCATACCCACGCTGTCTGGGCCGGAGACCGCCTCAGCGACTTCGAGGCCCGCGTGGAAGGCGTCCCCTACGAGACCATTCTGGCGCGGGGCGGCGGCATTCGCAGCACCATGCGGGCCACCCGGCAAGCCAGTTTGGACGAATTGGTGGCATTGGCCTTGCCACGCTTGCAAGCACTTACGGCGTCAGGCGCAGCGACCATCGAAATCAAAAGTGGCTACGGCCTCGACTTTGAAACCGAAGTGCGAATGCTGGAAGCGGTGCGCCTGTTACGGGCTAAGGTTCCCGCCGACCTGCGCCCGACGCTGCTGCTTCACGTTCCACCCGAAGAAAACCGTGCCGAGTATGTTCAGGAGGTCTGCCACAGTCTGATTCCCTGCGTGGCCCGTGAACAGTTGGCCGAAGCGGTGGACGTGTTTTGCGAAACGGAAGCCTTCAGCGTTCCAGAGACCCGCGCCATGCTGGAAGCGGCCCGCTTGTGCGGCCTCAAGTTCAAACTGCACGCCGACCAGTTTCACGCGCTGGGCGGCACCGAACTGGCCTGCGAACTCGGTGCGCTGAGCGTTGACCACTTGGAAGCCAGCGGGGAGGCGCAGATCGCCGCGCTGGCCGCCAGTCCAACCGTCGCCACCGTCCTGCCGGGCGTGACCCTGCATCTGGGCTTACCCGCCGCCCCTGCCCGTGCGCTGGTCGATGCGGGGGCGTGCGTGGCGCTCGGCACCGACCTCAACCCGGGCAGTGCGCCCGTGTTCTCGGCTCAGCTGGCGTTGGCCCTGGGAGTACGCCTTGACCGCCTGACCCCCGCCGAAGCCCTCACTGCCGCCACCGTCAATGCCGCCGCCGCGCTGGGCTTGACCGATAGGGGAGCCTTGAGCGTGGGCCAGCGGGCCGACTTCTTAGCGCTGCACTCCGCCGATTGGCGCGACCTTCCCTACACGCTGGGCGCAAATCCCATTCAATCAAGCTGGATCAAAGGCAGATTATTATGA
- the hutH gene encoding histidine ammonia-lyase, translating to MILDQTLTLSDFQRVVREFGVVELSPAARQRIRTARAVIEKIVDGSAAVYGVNTGFGKFATIGIDLAQLGQLQHNLIVSHAIGMGAPLPREVVRGMLLLRAQSLSLGHSGVREEVVELLLSLLNADALPVIPAQGSVGASGDLAPLAHLALALIGLGELDYGGAVRSAAEVLAELKLKPLQLQAKEGLALINGTQLMGSLLALSVLDAQTLLTSANLAAAMTVEGMRGSHQPFRDDVVRLRPHPGALEVAAELRFYLQGSEIAPSHADCGRVQDAYSLRAVPQVHGATLDVIRHAERVLAIEFASVTDNPLVLPETNEVISGGNFHGQPLALTADALCVALAELGSISERRCEQLLNPALSGLPAFLTPHGGLNSGLMIAQYTAAALVSENKVLCHPASVDSIPTSANQEDHVSMGAHACRKLREVLENVFTVVSIELLCAAQALDFQPLTAGAGVQAAHEVIREVVPTLAEDRYFKPELDALRGKVRRGELLA from the coding sequence ATGATTTTAGACCAAACCCTGACCCTCAGCGATTTTCAGCGCGTGGTGCGCGAATTTGGAGTCGTGGAACTCTCTCCCGCCGCCCGTCAGCGCATCCGAACGGCGCGGGCGGTCATTGAAAAGATCGTGGACGGCTCAGCGGCGGTTTACGGCGTCAACACCGGCTTTGGCAAGTTTGCCACCATCGGCATCGACCTTGCCCAGCTCGGCCAGCTCCAGCACAATCTGATCGTCTCACACGCCATTGGAATGGGTGCGCCGCTGCCACGTGAAGTGGTGCGCGGGATGCTGCTGCTCCGCGCCCAGTCGCTTTCGCTGGGGCATTCCGGCGTGCGCGAAGAAGTCGTGGAGTTGCTGCTTTCCCTGCTCAATGCCGACGCGCTGCCGGTCATCCCCGCGCAGGGTTCGGTGGGCGCGTCGGGCGACCTCGCGCCGCTGGCCCACCTTGCTCTGGCGCTGATCGGGCTGGGCGAGCTGGATTACGGCGGCGCAGTCCGTTCGGCTGCCGAGGTGCTGGCCGAGCTGAAGTTGAAGCCGCTGCAACTCCAAGCCAAAGAAGGGCTGGCCCTCATCAACGGCACCCAGCTGATGGGCAGTTTGCTGGCCCTCAGCGTGCTGGACGCTCAAACCCTGCTGACCAGTGCCAACCTCGCCGCCGCCATGACGGTGGAAGGCATGCGCGGCAGTCACCAGCCGTTCCGCGACGACGTTGTGCGGTTGCGGCCCCATCCGGGGGCACTCGAAGTCGCCGCCGAGCTGCGCTTTTATTTGCAGGGCAGTGAAATCGCGCCCTCGCATGCCGACTGTGGGCGGGTGCAGGACGCCTACAGTTTGCGGGCTGTGCCGCAAGTTCACGGAGCCACGCTGGACGTGATCCGGCACGCCGAGCGGGTGCTGGCGATTGAATTCGCCTCTGTCACTGACAACCCACTGGTTTTGCCCGAAACGAATGAGGTCATCAGCGGCGGTAACTTTCACGGCCAACCGCTGGCGCTGACTGCTGATGCGCTGTGTGTGGCGCTGGCCGAACTCGGCAGCATTTCCGAGCGCCGCTGTGAGCAGCTCCTCAATCCGGCGCTCTCGGGCCTGCCTGCTTTCCTGACCCCGCACGGCGGCCTAAACTCTGGCCTGATGATCGCCCAATATACTGCCGCCGCACTGGTCAGTGAGAATAAGGTGCTGTGTCATCCGGCCAGCGTAGACAGCATTCCCACCAGCGCCAACCAGGAAGACCACGTGAGCATGGGCGCACACGCTTGCCGCAAGCTGCGTGAGGTGCTGGAGAACGTGTTCACTGTCGTCAGCATTGAGCTGCTCTGCGCCGCTCAGGCGCTTGACTTTCAGCCGCTCACGGCAGGCGCGGGCGTGCAAGCCGCTCACGAAGTGATCCGCGAAGTGGTGCCGACTTTGGCCGAAGACCGCTACTTCAAGCCGGAGTTGGACGCTCTGCGCGGGAAAGTGCGGCGAGGGGAATTGTTGGCTTGA
- a CDS encoding efflux RND transporter periplasmic adaptor subunit, with the protein MTAAQTPEGNTPDLKKPDLQAPAPQAKKTPPARRALGLTVGLLVALGAGGIVWWYAYNGSQHVSTDNARVAANTANIVPEIPGRVLQWNVAVGTTVTAGQVIGQIDTSTVAQSSAANAGALSQTAPLTASRSLIRAPISGQVIQSSALVGQLVATGQSLAVIADDSSAYISANVKEDQISKVKLGQPVHVTLDALPGQTLSGRVQQIGQATASTFSLLPSGGADNGNFTKVAQVIPVSIYLSTADRSKLLPGSSASVTIDLTDPPSTPTSVKTATAAPEPLKVQLNVVGTLTSGNDVTIAAQVAGNVTKVGAQVGDNVTKGEVLARIDDSNLQAQLAGAQAALSQVQNGGNSAQANLQLAASTLDRVSAVYKLGGVSRQDLQNAQTQYTNAQVAAQNAGGGAVEAAQANVQNLKLMIGKAVVVSPIDGVVSARNVEVGEVAAPGVPLMTIVQNDPRKIVATIPAAQANLIKAGQPMQIKFDAFPNRSYSAKITSINPASVATGDFYPIEARLDAANAELRAGMVATGTINADVSAGSPTVPSSAIARIGAQNYVYVVKDGKAVRTPIQTGLSGTAGGQAEVAVNGGLPSGAQIVTSNVNALWDGAPVKGN; encoded by the coding sequence ATGACAGCCGCACAAACACCCGAAGGCAATACACCCGATCTGAAAAAACCTGATCTTCAAGCGCCCGCTCCGCAAGCCAAAAAAACGCCGCCCGCTCGCCGCGCTTTGGGGCTGACCGTCGGCCTGCTGGTGGCGCTCGGTGCGGGAGGCATCGTCTGGTGGTACGCCTATAACGGCTCGCAACACGTCAGCACCGACAACGCCCGCGTGGCCGCCAACACCGCCAACATCGTGCCGGAAATTCCGGGCCGGGTGCTCCAGTGGAACGTCGCAGTGGGCACCACTGTCACGGCGGGGCAAGTCATCGGGCAAATCGACACCTCCACCGTGGCGCAGTCGAGCGCCGCCAACGCGGGGGCGCTCTCGCAAACCGCGCCGCTGACGGCCTCGCGCTCGCTGATTCGCGCTCCGATCAGCGGGCAAGTCATTCAGTCCAGCGCTCTGGTGGGGCAACTGGTCGCCACCGGGCAGTCGCTGGCCGTCATCGCCGACGATTCCAGCGCTTACATTTCGGCCAATGTCAAAGAAGACCAGATCAGCAAAGTCAAACTGGGCCAGCCGGTGCATGTTACGCTGGACGCCTTGCCGGGACAGACCTTAAGCGGGCGGGTGCAGCAGATCGGGCAGGCCACCGCCAGCACCTTTTCACTCCTGCCCAGCGGTGGGGCCGACAACGGCAACTTCACCAAAGTCGCGCAGGTGATCCCGGTGTCCATTTACCTGAGCACTGCCGACCGCTCCAAGCTGCTGCCGGGTTCGAGCGCCAGCGTCACCATCGATCTGACCGATCCGCCCAGCACGCCCACCAGCGTCAAAACCGCGACAGCCGCTCCCGAGCCGCTCAAGGTGCAACTCAACGTGGTCGGCACGCTGACGTCCGGCAATGACGTCACCATTGCCGCGCAGGTGGCGGGCAACGTCACCAAAGTCGGAGCGCAGGTCGGCGACAACGTCACCAAAGGCGAAGTGCTGGCCCGAATTGACGACAGCAATTTGCAGGCGCAGCTCGCCGGAGCGCAGGCGGCGCTCAGCCAGGTGCAAAACGGCGGCAACTCGGCGCAGGCCAACTTGCAACTGGCGGCCAGCACCCTTGACCGCGTTTCGGCAGTCTACAAACTCGGCGGGGTGTCCAGACAGGACTTGCAAAACGCCCAGACCCAGTACACCAACGCCCAGGTCGCAGCTCAGAACGCGGGCGGCGGCGCGGTGGAGGCGGCTCAGGCCAACGTGCAAAACCTCAAGCTGATGATCGGCAAGGCAGTCGTGGTAAGCCCGATTGACGGCGTGGTGTCGGCGCGGAACGTGGAGGTCGGCGAGGTGGCGGCTCCCGGCGTACCGTTGATGACGATCGTGCAAAACGACCCGCGCAAAATCGTGGCGACCATTCCGGCGGCTCAGGCCAATCTGATCAAAGCAGGTCAGCCGATGCAGATCAAGTTCGACGCCTTCCCCAACCGCAGCTATTCGGCCAAGATCACGTCTATCAATCCCGCTTCGGTGGCGACCGGCGACTTTTACCCGATCGAAGCGAGGCTGGACGCGGCCAACGCCGAACTCAGAGCAGGGATGGTCGCCACCGGCACCATTAACGCCGATGTCAGCGCCGGTTCACCCACCGTGCCGAGCAGCGCGATTGCACGCATCGGAGCGCAGAATTACGTCTATGTGGTCAAGGACGGCAAAGCGGTTCGCACGCCGATTCAAACCGGACTCAGCGGCACGGCAGGCGGCCAAGCTGAAGTGGCCGTCAACGGTGGATTGCCCAGCGGAGCGCAGATCGTCACCAGCAACGTGAACGCCCTCTGGGACGGCGCTCCAGTAAAGGGCAACTGA